A segment of the Arachis hypogaea cultivar Tifrunner chromosome 5, arahy.Tifrunner.gnm2.J5K5, whole genome shotgun sequence genome:
CCCAATCCCACTTAGTCTTCCTCCTTCCCACCCATCGCAACACTAACAACAACAGTTAAACATAACCCCAACAAAGAGATTTTTTTATGCCCTCCCATGTTCAACGGAATCTACAACATAATATCGCAATGCCTGAGTTCCAGCACCATTACCCTTTCCCACGCGCGTCAAGCCCACGCGCACATTCTCAAGCTCGACCTCTACGGCGACACCTACATCGCCACAAGGCTTCTCTCTCACTACGCCAATAATCTCTGCTTTTCACAAGTCACAAACCTCGTACTCCATTTCTTCCCCAATCCAACCCTCCCTTCCTTCACCACCATCATCAATGCCTTCGCCAGGTCCCACCAATACGACGCCGTTCTCCGCCTCTTCTCCCTCATGGGTCATAAGGGTCTTGCCCCTGATGGGTTCCTTCTCCCGAGTGCAATCAAAGCCTGTGCTGCGTTGCAAGCCTTGAAGCCCGGGCTGCAGTTTCATGGGTATGCTTTTGCGTCTGGTTATGCCTTGGATTCAATTTTGGCGTCTTCTCTGGTGCATATGTATCTGAAGTGTGATAGTATTGGGGATGCGCATCgactgtttgatgaaatgcctgaGAGGGATGTTGTCGTTTGGAGCGCGATGATCGCGGGTTACTCGCGACGTGGGATGGTTGAGAGGGCCAAGGAGATGTTTAGTGAGATGATGAGTGAGGGGGTGGAGCCCAATTTGGTATCGTGGAATGGGATGCTTGCTGGGTTCAGCAATGCAGGGTGGCATGTTGAGGCTGTGGAGTTGTTCAAGACAGTGCTGAGCGAAGGTTTTTTGCCTGATGGGTCAACCGTATCATGTGTGCTTCCTGCTTTGGGGCAGTTGGAGGATGGAGTGGCTGCGAAACAGGTTCATGGTTATGTGATCAAACAGGGATTGGGATTGGATAGGTTTGTGGTAAGTGCGCTGCTTGATATATATGGGAAGTGCGGATGCACACATGAGATGTTGCAGTTGTTTGATGAGGTCGATCAGAGGGAAGTTGGTTCTTTGAATGCTTTTCTAAATGGGTTGTCGCGAAATGGTTTGATTGACACTGCATTGGAGGTGTTCAGGAAGTTCCTTGATGAAGGAGTTGAATTGAATGTTGTGACTTGGACCTCTATGATATCTAGCTGTGCGCAGAATGGGAAGGACATGGAAGCTTTGGAGCTTTTTAGAGAGATGCAGGCTCATGGAGTGGAGCCTAATGCTGTAACGATACCAAGCTTGATTCCTGCATGTGGAAATATTTCAGCATTGAAGCATGGGAAGCAAACCCATTGCTTTTCTCTCAGGAAGGGGATATTTGATGATGTTTATGTAGGTAGTGCATTGATAGATATGTATGCGAAGTGTGGAAGAATCCAGTTATCTCGGCTTTGTTTTGATAAAATGTTGGATCCAAATTTGGTTTCTTGGAATGCAGTAATGAAAGGATATGCAATGCATGGGAAGGCTAAGGAAACAATAGAGATGTTTCGAATGATGCAAGAGAGTGGCATGGAGCCTGATGAGATTTCCTACACGTGTGTGTTATACGCATGCGCCCAAaatggcttaactgaagaagggTGGCAATATTTCAATAGCCTGTCAAAAGAACATGCCATTGAAACTAAAACAGAACACTATGCTTGCATGGTGACACTTCTTAGTCGTGTAGGGAAACTTGAAGAAGCTTATTCTCTCATCAAGGAAATGCCATTAGAACCTGATGCTTGCATCTGGGGAGCCTTACTAAGTTCCTGTAGAGTTCACCATAATTTGAGTTTAGGCGAGATTGCTGCAGAAAAGCTTTTCCTGTTAGAACCCGATAACCCGGGGAACTACATTCTTCTGTCCAACATCTATGCTTCAAAGGGCATGTGGGATGAAGTAGACAGAATTCGTGATGTGATGAAGAGTAAGGGTTTGAGGAAAAATCCTGGCTACagttggattgagattggaaacAAAGTACACATGCTTGTTGCTGGTGACAAGTCGCATCCACAAATGCAAGAGATATTGGAGAAATTGGAAAAGTTGAGTGTTGAGATGAAGAAATGTGGTCACCTTCCTAAGACTGGACTTGTGCTGCACGATGTGGAGGAACAAGAGAAGGAGCAGATATTGTGTGGGCACAGTGAGAAGTTGGCAGTAGTATTAGGACTACTCAACACGAGTCCGGGGCAGCCTCTTCAAGTGATTAAGAACCTGAGAATCTGCAGTGACTGCCATGCCGCTATAAAATTTATTAGCAGTTTGGAAGGGAGAGAAATTTTTGTGAGAGACACAAATCTTTTTCACCATTTCAAGGATGGTGTTTGCTCTTGTGGAGATTATTGGTAATTTCTCATGAACTTCATTTCTAGGGACATCTGGTTTCTGCCAAACACAGAATACACTAATCAAGATTATTTGTATACATTTGATGCAATGGAGTTGTCAAGTTGAGAGCAATGGATGTGCATTGTCATTTTAGCAATTGGCAGTTAGATTATAGTTAGCTGTCCCCAGTGGGTCTCAGTTTGACAAATAAACATTTCTGTTCAGTCCCTTGTTTCCTGTAACGGAGATCTTCTGTCAGCCGCATGATCTAGATTATACTGAAAGGCGATGGTGGTCCATATCAGCAGATTTTCCTTTTTAGTTCTGTCCATGTTGTTGGCAGAtgcatgatttagcatcaattaggaAATTTAAAGACATAAATTCGAGATATTGTTCCTCACAAGCTAGCCTTCACAGCCTCCAGTATTTTTTGTGGAGCTGACCATGTGTTTCATCTGTTATAAATAACATTAGTGTCAACTTGGGATAGAATTTTATTACTATAAATcctacttttatttttgaattcatctGGGTATGATGATGACACTGCATTCTGATCTCTATATTTTATGAAGTCAACAGCATCTTTTTTGTTTCTGCTGAATGAAATTGTGTATTCTGGGC
Coding sequences within it:
- the LOC112802417 gene encoding pentatricopeptide repeat-containing protein At1g20230, giving the protein MFNGIYNIISQCLSSSTITLSHARQAHAHILKLDLYGDTYIATRLLSHYANNLCFSQVTNLVLHFFPNPTLPSFTTIINAFARSHQYDAVLRLFSLMGHKGLAPDGFLLPSAIKACAALQALKPGLQFHGYAFASGYALDSILASSLVHMYLKCDSIGDAHRLFDEMPERDVVVWSAMIAGYSRRGMVERAKEMFSEMMSEGVEPNLVSWNGMLAGFSNAGWHVEAVELFKTVLSEGFLPDGSTVSCVLPALGQLEDGVAAKQVHGYVIKQGLGLDRFVVSALLDIYGKCGCTHEMLQLFDEVDQREVGSLNAFLNGLSRNGLIDTALEVFRKFLDEGVELNVVTWTSMISSCAQNGKDMEALELFREMQAHGVEPNAVTIPSLIPACGNISALKHGKQTHCFSLRKGIFDDVYVGSALIDMYAKCGRIQLSRLCFDKMLDPNLVSWNAVMKGYAMHGKAKETIEMFRMMQESGMEPDEISYTCVLYACAQNGLTEEGWQYFNSLSKEHAIETKTEHYACMVTLLSRVGKLEEAYSLIKEMPLEPDACIWGALLSSCRVHHNLSLGEIAAEKLFLLEPDNPGNYILLSNIYASKGMWDEVDRIRDVMKSKGLRKNPGYSWIEIGNKVHMLVAGDKSHPQMQEILEKLEKLSVEMKKCGHLPKTGLVLHDVEEQEKEQILCGHSEKLAVVLGLLNTSPGQPLQVIKNLRICSDCHAAIKFISSLEGREIFVRDTNLFHHFKDGVCSCGDYW